Proteins encoded in a region of the Streptomyces akebiae genome:
- a CDS encoding serine/threonine-protein kinase gives MAVSEEPGSERVIAGRYRLLTPLGEGGMGTVWRARDEVLHREVAVKEVRAPGGIAVSDVERMYARLEREAWAAARVANRNVVTVYDVAMEDGRPWIVMELVRGLSLADLLDGEGPLPPQRAAHIGAEVLSALRAAHEAGVLHRDVKPANVLISNDGRVVLTDFGIATVEGSSALTMTGEVIGSPEFLAPERALGRAFGPESDLWSLGVLLYAAVEGNSPFRQNTPLSTLRAVVDEELPPPHRAGPLAPVIEGLLRKDPAERISAEQAERDLRIIGAGGTPSGGVTPHSDTVATAPYSPTVAAFPSPGARTGPGPGTNEFGPPTPPRPTPAAPHPSPVPGREPDRNRRALVFLVAGIAAIAFAIAGLTYALVNRDDGGKDGSPTNGAGTVGGTDDRTDDGASGEEPGGGDATTDEGDSPSKSPDEPPTSKPPAQTVEVTVEGVHTDYAGACPPQDAEAPTFTATFTVGSVPVDVDYRWVAKSGEVEDEGWKTLSFASGGEKTKQDRVVVSTNSSHADEISVEVRGPVKTESNTVAFSVTCESEAPTTGGTSPSDDSEDPDGYSGSDADYDGDADAGADAGALNGAVRPRS, from the coding sequence ATGGCCGTGTCCGAAGAACCGGGCAGTGAACGGGTGATCGCGGGCCGCTACCGGCTGCTGACCCCGCTGGGCGAGGGCGGCATGGGCACCGTGTGGCGGGCCCGCGACGAGGTGCTGCACCGCGAGGTCGCCGTCAAGGAGGTGCGGGCGCCGGGCGGTATCGCCGTCTCCGACGTGGAGCGGATGTACGCCCGTCTGGAGCGGGAGGCGTGGGCGGCGGCCCGGGTCGCCAACCGCAATGTCGTCACGGTGTACGACGTGGCCATGGAGGACGGCCGTCCGTGGATCGTGATGGAGCTGGTGCGCGGTCTGTCGCTCGCCGATCTCCTCGACGGCGAGGGCCCCCTCCCTCCGCAGCGCGCCGCGCACATCGGTGCCGAGGTGCTGTCCGCGCTGCGCGCCGCGCACGAGGCCGGGGTCCTGCACCGGGATGTGAAACCGGCCAACGTGCTCATCTCCAACGACGGCCGGGTCGTCCTCACCGACTTCGGCATCGCCACGGTCGAGGGCAGCTCCGCGCTGACCATGACCGGCGAGGTCATCGGCTCCCCGGAGTTCCTCGCCCCCGAGCGGGCGCTCGGCCGGGCGTTCGGCCCCGAGTCGGACCTGTGGTCGCTCGGGGTGCTGCTGTACGCGGCGGTCGAGGGCAACTCGCCGTTCCGACAGAACACTCCGCTGAGCACGCTGCGCGCGGTCGTGGACGAGGAGCTTCCGCCGCCGCACCGGGCCGGTCCGCTGGCCCCGGTGATCGAGGGCCTGCTGCGCAAGGATCCGGCCGAACGGATCTCCGCCGAGCAGGCCGAGCGGGATCTGCGGATCATCGGCGCCGGGGGCACCCCCTCCGGCGGAGTCACCCCGCACTCCGACACGGTCGCCACGGCCCCGTACAGCCCGACGGTGGCGGCCTTCCCGAGTCCGGGCGCGCGGACCGGACCGGGGCCTGGCACGAACGAGTTCGGGCCGCCGACCCCGCCGCGCCCCACCCCGGCGGCGCCCCACCCTTCCCCGGTGCCGGGCCGCGAGCCGGACCGCAACCGCCGGGCCCTCGTCTTCTTGGTCGCGGGGATCGCGGCGATCGCCTTCGCCATCGCCGGCCTGACGTACGCCCTGGTCAACCGGGACGACGGCGGGAAGGACGGCAGTCCGACCAACGGGGCGGGCACCGTGGGCGGCACCGACGACCGGACGGACGACGGCGCTTCGGGCGAGGAGCCCGGCGGGGGCGACGCGACGACCGACGAAGGCGACTCCCCCTCGAAGTCCCCCGACGAGCCGCCGACCAGCAAGCCGCCCGCGCAGACGGTCGAGGTGACCGTCGAGGGCGTGCACACCGACTATGCGGGTGCCTGTCCGCCGCAGGACGCCGAGGCGCCCACCTTCACCGCGACGTTCACCGTGGGCAGTGTCCCCGTGGACGTCGACTACCGGTGGGTGGCGAAGAGCGGCGAGGTCGAGGACGAGGGCTGGAAGACCCTGTCGTTCGCGTCCGGCGGCGAGAAGACCAAGCAGGACCGGGTCGTCGTCTCGACGAACAGCAGCCACGCGGACGAGATCAGCGTGGAGGTCCGGGGCCCGGTGAAGACGGAGTCCAACACGGTCGCGTTCTCGGTGACGTGCGAGTCGGAGGCCCCGACCACGGGCGGGACCTCCCCCTCCGACGACTCGGAGGACCCGGACGGCTACAGCGGCTCCGACGCCGACTACGACGGCGATGCCGACGCCGGAGCCGACGCCGGAGCCCTGAACGGGGCCGTCAGGCCGCGTTCCTGA
- a CDS encoding GNAT family N-acetyltransferase: MDISVYRPGELTAADRAAWTALQSKAHLHGAPELANPFLSPEFALAVGRCRRGVRIAVVREGGEPAAFFPYQRSTVGVGRAVGLGLSDCQGVVHRPGFTWDAEELLRACGLAVWEFDHLAEGQTPFAAHVTGTFPSPVMDLEQGYEAYLGRLRAGSPKFVRSTFAKERRLGRAVSEVRYVHDERDPRVLRTLMAWKSAQYRRTGRSDRFAHPWITRLVHQLFHTRTESFAGQLSVLYADGKPAAAHFGLRSERVLTCWFPAYDPAFARFSPGLLLHLHMAEEGAADGIAYLDLGRGQKQYKDSLKTREISVSEGWVTRRHPVALGHRARRAPVRALRNTVLARPELFEPADKLLKRMGKFRSGGQVTDTSSKT; encoded by the coding sequence GTGGACATCAGTGTGTACCGCCCCGGCGAGCTGACCGCCGCGGACCGGGCGGCCTGGACCGCTCTGCAGTCGAAGGCCCATCTGCACGGCGCTCCCGAGCTGGCGAACCCCTTCCTGTCCCCGGAGTTCGCCCTCGCGGTGGGCCGCTGCCGCCGCGGCGTACGGATCGCGGTCGTGCGGGAGGGCGGCGAGCCGGCGGCCTTCTTCCCGTACCAGAGATCCACCGTCGGGGTGGGCAGAGCCGTCGGTCTCGGCCTCTCCGACTGCCAGGGCGTGGTCCACCGGCCGGGCTTCACCTGGGACGCCGAGGAACTCCTGCGGGCCTGTGGGCTCGCGGTGTGGGAGTTCGACCATCTGGCGGAGGGCCAGACGCCGTTCGCGGCCCATGTGACGGGCACGTTCCCGTCCCCGGTCATGGACCTGGAGCAGGGCTACGAGGCCTATCTCGGCCGGCTGCGGGCCGGCTCACCGAAGTTCGTCCGCTCGACGTTCGCCAAGGAGCGCAGGCTCGGCCGCGCGGTGAGCGAGGTGCGCTATGTGCACGACGAGCGCGACCCGAGGGTCCTGCGCACCCTGATGGCCTGGAAGTCGGCGCAGTACCGCAGGACCGGCCGCAGCGACCGCTTCGCGCACCCGTGGATCACCCGGCTCGTGCACCAGCTCTTCCACACCCGCACCGAATCCTTCGCCGGCCAGCTGTCCGTGCTGTACGCGGACGGCAAGCCGGCCGCGGCTCATTTCGGACTGCGCTCCGAGCGGGTGCTGACATGCTGGTTCCCGGCGTACGACCCGGCGTTCGCGAGGTTCTCGCCGGGCCTGCTCCTGCATCTGCACATGGCCGAGGAGGGCGCCGCCGACGGCATCGCCTACCTGGATCTGGGCCGGGGGCAGAAGCAGTACAAGGACTCCCTGAAGACACGGGAGATCTCCGTGTCGGAGGGGTGGGTCACCCGGCGCCATCCGGTGGCGCTCGGGCACCGGGCACGGCGGGCACCGGTCCGGGCTCTGCGAAACACGGTGCTGGCGCGACCGGAACTGTTCGAACCTGCCGACAAACTGCTGAAGCGGATGGGGAAATTCCGGTCGGGAGGTCAGGTAACGGACACATCATCAAAAACGTGA
- a CDS encoding S8 family peptidase, giving the protein MAHLRSKNLRVAAVTTVATAALLGGLTAFPAQAAPAEGRVLAADSPTAVKGSYIVTLKKSAGLKAASSAGKDLVEEYGGSVKRTFKSALNGYSAELSATEAKRLAADPAVASVEQDQVFTADATQTSAPWGLDRSDQASLPLSGTYTYPDSAGSGVTAYVIDTGVRISHAQFGGRAFNGYDAVSNDNVAQDGNGHGTHVASTIAGSTYGIAKQAKIVAVRVLNNAGSGTTAGVVAGIDWVTANHSGPSVANMSLSGGASTAIDTAVRNSISSGVTYAVAASNNSANASSYSPARVTEAITVGATTNTDARASYSNYGSVLDIFAPGSSITAGWYTSDTATNTISGTSMATPHVAGAAAVYLAGHTSATPAQVASALIAGAVTGKVTSPGTGSPNRLLQIVP; this is encoded by the coding sequence ATGGCACACCTGCGTAGCAAGAACCTCCGCGTCGCCGCCGTCACCACCGTGGCGACCGCCGCCCTGCTCGGCGGTCTGACCGCGTTCCCCGCCCAGGCCGCCCCGGCCGAGGGCAGGGTGCTCGCGGCGGACTCCCCCACCGCCGTCAAGGGCAGCTACATCGTCACGCTCAAGAAGAGCGCGGGCCTCAAGGCCGCGTCGAGCGCCGGCAAGGACCTGGTCGAGGAGTACGGCGGCTCGGTGAAGCGGACCTTCAAGTCCGCGCTCAACGGCTACTCGGCCGAGCTCTCCGCCACCGAGGCGAAGAGACTCGCCGCCGACCCGGCGGTCGCCTCCGTCGAGCAGGACCAGGTCTTCACGGCGGACGCCACCCAGACCAGCGCCCCGTGGGGCCTGGACCGCTCCGACCAGGCGTCGCTGCCGCTCTCCGGCACGTACACCTACCCGGACAGCGCGGGCAGCGGTGTGACGGCGTACGTCATCGACACCGGCGTACGCATCTCGCACGCCCAGTTCGGCGGCCGGGCGTTCAACGGCTACGACGCCGTCTCCAACGACAACGTGGCGCAGGACGGCAACGGCCACGGCACGCACGTCGCGTCCACCATCGCGGGCTCCACCTACGGCATCGCCAAGCAGGCGAAGATCGTGGCCGTGCGCGTGCTGAACAACGCCGGCTCGGGCACCACGGCCGGTGTCGTGGCCGGTATCGACTGGGTGACCGCGAACCACAGCGGCCCCTCGGTCGCCAACATGTCGCTCAGCGGCGGCGCGTCCACCGCCATCGACACGGCCGTCCGCAACTCCATATCCAGCGGAGTGACCTACGCCGTCGCGGCCAGCAACAACAGCGCCAACGCCTCCTCGTACTCCCCGGCCCGCGTCACCGAGGCGATCACGGTCGGCGCCACCACCAACACGGACGCCCGGGCGAGCTACTCCAACTACGGCTCGGTCCTGGACATCTTCGCCCCGGGTTCGTCGATCACGGCCGGCTGGTACACCAGCGACACCGCGACGAACACCATCTCCGGCACCTCGATGGCCACACCGCACGTCGCGGGCGCGGCCGCCGTCTACCTGGCCGGCCACACCTCGGCCACCCCGGCCCAGGTCGCCTCGGCCCTGATCGCCGGCGCCGTCACCGGCAAGGTGACCAGCCCCGGCACCGGTTCCCCGAACCGCCTGCTGCAGATCGTCCCGTAA
- a CDS encoding SGNH/GDSL hydrolase family protein: protein MRRSRLAAYMTSLLLAVGAGLTGAATAQASQQAAATGYVALGDSYSSGVGAGSYLSSSGDCKRSTKAYPYLWAAANAPSTFHFTACSGARTGDVLASQLGPLGAGTGLVSVSVGGNDAGFSDVMTTCVLQSDSACVSRINTAKAYVDSTLPGQLDKVYSAISAKAPAAHVVVLGYPRFYQLGGTCPGLSQAKRSAINNAADYLNTAIAKRAADHGFTFGDVRSAFTGHELCSGSAWLHSLNLLNIGESYHPKAAGQSGGYLPVFGNVA, encoded by the coding sequence ATGAGACGTTCCCGACTTGCGGCATACATGACCTCACTCCTCCTCGCCGTCGGCGCAGGCCTCACCGGGGCCGCGACGGCGCAGGCGTCCCAACAGGCCGCCGCCACCGGCTATGTGGCGCTCGGCGACTCCTACTCCTCCGGTGTCGGCGCGGGGAGCTACCTCTCCTCCAGCGGCGACTGCAAGCGCAGCACGAAGGCCTACCCCTACCTCTGGGCGGCCGCCAACGCTCCCTCGACCTTCCACTTCACGGCCTGCTCGGGCGCCCGAACGGGTGATGTTCTGGCGAGTCAACTGGGGCCGCTCGGCGCGGGCACGGGGCTGGTCTCCGTCTCCGTCGGCGGCAACGACGCCGGCTTCTCCGACGTCATGACCACGTGCGTCCTGCAGTCCGACAGCGCCTGCGTCTCCCGCATCAACACGGCGAAGGCGTACGTCGACTCGACGCTCCCCGGCCAACTCGACAAGGTCTACTCGGCGATCAGCGCGAAGGCACCGGCCGCCCATGTGGTGGTGCTCGGCTACCCCCGCTTCTACCAGCTGGGCGGCACCTGCCCCGGCCTCTCCCAGGCCAAGCGGTCCGCCATCAACAACGCCGCCGACTACCTGAACACCGCGATCGCCAAACGCGCCGCCGACCACGGGTTCACCTTCGGCGACGTCCGCTCCGCGTTCACCGGACACGAACTGTGCTCGGGCAGCGCGTGGCTGCACAGCCTCAACCTGCTGAACATCGGCGAGTCGTACCACCCGAAGGCCGCGGGCCAGTCGGGCGGGTATCTGCCGGTGTTCGGGAACGTGGCCTGA
- a CDS encoding glycosyltransferase family 2 protein, whose protein sequence is MSSVLRPAIPEPVTYRPISDHLAIAPPVSVVIPAMNEAENLPYVFKTLPGWIHEVVLVDGNSTDDTVAVARELWPDVKVVPQRGKGKGDALITGFEACTGDIIVMVDADGSADGHEIVSYVSALVSGADFAKGSRFANGGGTDDMTLIRKLGNWALCTTVNRKFGARYTDLCYGYNAFWRHCLDEIDLDCTGFEVETLMNIRVVKAGLKVQEIPSHEYLRIHGASNLRAVRDGLRVLKVILQERSNRRALRRRSHATTLTAGRGESS, encoded by the coding sequence ATGAGCTCAGTTCTGCGCCCGGCGATACCCGAGCCGGTCACGTACCGGCCGATCTCCGACCACCTGGCCATCGCGCCGCCGGTGAGTGTGGTGATTCCCGCCATGAACGAGGCGGAGAACCTTCCGTACGTCTTCAAGACGCTGCCGGGCTGGATCCACGAGGTGGTCCTGGTCGACGGCAACTCCACCGACGACACCGTCGCGGTGGCCCGCGAACTGTGGCCGGACGTCAAGGTCGTGCCGCAGCGGGGCAAGGGCAAGGGGGACGCCCTGATCACCGGCTTCGAGGCGTGCACCGGCGACATCATCGTGATGGTCGACGCGGACGGCTCGGCCGACGGCCACGAGATCGTCTCGTACGTCTCCGCCCTCGTCTCGGGCGCCGACTTCGCCAAGGGCTCGCGCTTCGCCAACGGCGGCGGCACCGACGACATGACCCTGATCCGCAAGCTCGGCAACTGGGCGCTGTGCACCACCGTGAACCGCAAGTTCGGCGCCCGCTACACCGACCTGTGCTACGGCTACAACGCGTTCTGGCGGCACTGCCTCGACGAGATCGACCTCGACTGCACCGGCTTCGAGGTGGAGACCCTGATGAACATCAGGGTCGTCAAGGCGGGCCTGAAAGTGCAGGAGATCCCCAGCCACGAGTACCTGCGCATCCACGGCGCGAGCAATCTGCGGGCCGTCCGCGACGGACTGCGCGTGCTGAAGGTGATCCTGCAGGAGCGCTCCAACCGGCGTGCCCTGCGCCGCCGTTCGCACGCGACGACGCTCACCGCCGGGCGAGGAGAGTCGTCTTGA